A stretch of the Oncorhynchus mykiss isolate Arlee chromosome 23, USDA_OmykA_1.1, whole genome shotgun sequence genome encodes the following:
- the LOC110502440 gene encoding rap1 GTPase-GDP dissociation stimulator 1 produces MADVDSLTEALNAISVSTELVEQELKPHLDTLLAVLLEKKKGAAVEIASSGIVPILAQSLGKKSLLTKQVALVVAEMAREAAVRDTCIEAGLVKVLVPLLNSADEELLLHTGRAIGRICFDNTAQQDQLVQSGVIPRLVAIMREYPENDPLVNVCLLALCNLADMDTAREALVEVGVAEVLTAQLKRAPDAERRHIILEVLGSLGESDVLKLQFVESGVPKALSEMIRGLQGGSDPHDLCSIKIGSNLIVSLLLGDESMQKCFGEGTGVVYQDVLSWLQSSNTQLQLSGALAIANFARNDSNCVKMLELGVVPHILTLLEQHVDEGDVSVQHAGLSALRNLAIPATNKVRMLKDGVTERIRTLLRSDMPPVQFKLLGTLRMMVDGQEEAATVLGKDEVLLARVMEWCEARDHAGVRGEANRLLAALIRHSRAPEVINAVTKADGVRHLISMATSEHVIMQNEALVALAIASAIDIDSMQESFQEAELLPTLQKMLEDPVGAVEVKFSALGLICSLANSSMMKEEMESLNLKETLTKLSGHSSTKLATQADTVLAMLSETN; encoded by the exons ATGGCCGACGTGG ACTCCCTGACTGAGGCACTGAATGCCATCAGTGTGAGCACGGAGTTGGTAGAGCAGGAGCTGAAGCCTCATCTGGACACCCTGCTGGCTGTACTACTAGAGAAGA AGAAGGGTGCCGCAGTGGAGATTGCCTCCAGTGGTATCGTTCCCATCCTGGCCCAGTCCCTCGGAAAGAAGAGTCTCCTCACCAAACAGGTGGCACTGGTGGTGGCAGAAATGGCCAGGGAAG CGGCCGTGAGGGACACGTGCATTGAGGCAGGGCTAGTGAAGGTTCTGGTGCCCCTGCTGAACAGTGCAGATGAGGAACTGCTGCTCCACACTGGAAGAGCCATCGGACGCATCTGCTTCGACAACA cgGCCCAGCAGGATCAGCTGGTGCAGAGTGGGGTGATCCCCAGGCTGGTGGCCATCATGAGGGAGTATCCAGAGAATGACCCACTGGTCAACGTGTGTCTGCTGGCCCTCTGTAACCTGGCCGACATGG ACACGGCGCGGGAGGCGCTGGTAGAGGTGGGCGTGGCAGAGGTGCTGACAGCCCAGCTGAAACGGGCTCCTGACGCAGAGAGAAGACACATCATACTGGAGGTTCTGGGATCCCTGGGAGAGAGTG ACGTGCTAAAGCTGCAGTTTGTGGAGTCGGGGGTGCCTAAGGCTCTGTCTGAGATGATTCGAGGTCTACAGGGTGGCTCTGACCCCCATGATCTCTGCAGCATCAAGATCGGCTCCAACCTCATCGTGTCTCTCCTTCTGGGAG ATGAGTCCATGCAGAAGTGTTTCGGCGAGGGCACAGGGGTGGTGTACCAGGACGTGCTCTCCTGGCTGCAGTCCTCCAACACTCAGCTGCAGCTGTCTGGAGCCCTGGCCATCGCCAATTTTGCCAGGAACG ATAGTAActgtgtgaagatgttggagTTGGGGGTGGTTCCTCATATCCTGACCCTGCTAGAGCAGCATGTGGACGAAGGCGATGTGTCCGTCCAGCATGCCGGACTGAGCGCTCTCAGAAACCTGGCCATCCCAG CTACTAATAAGGTGAGGATGCTGAAGGACGGGGTGACAGAGAGAATCAGGACCTTGCTGCGCTCTGACATGCCCCCAGTGCAGTTCAAACTACTGGGCACCCTGCGCATGATGGTGGATGGCCAAG AGGAGGCAGCTACGGTGCTGGGCAAAGATGAGGTTCTCTTGGCGAGGGTCATGGAGTGGTGTGAGGCAAGGGACCATGCAGGGGTCAGGGGAGAGGCAAACCGCCTCCTGGCTGCCCTTATTAGACACAGTCGTGCtccg GAAGTCATCAACGCTGTAACCAAAGCAGATGGGGTGCGTCACCTCATCTCTATGGCAACCAGTGAACACGTCATCATGCAGAATGAAGCCCTGGTTGCCCTGGCGATTGCATCTGCCATTGACATTG ACTCCATGCAGGAATCCTTCCAGGAGGCAGAGCTCTTGCCTACACTGCAGAAGATGCTGGAAGACCCAGTGGGGGCAGTGGAGGTCAAGTTCAGTGCCCTAGGCCTCATCTGTAGCCTGGCCAACTCCA gCATGATGAAGGAAGAAATGGAATCTCTAAACCTGAAGGAGACGCTCACCAAGCTCTCTGGTCACTCCAGCACCAAGCTAGCCACACAGGCCGACACAGTGCTGGCCATGCTCTCTGAAACGAACTAG